A genomic stretch from Arachis stenosperma cultivar V10309 chromosome 3, arast.V10309.gnm1.PFL2, whole genome shotgun sequence includes:
- the LOC130965622 gene encoding protein FAR1-RELATED SEQUENCE 4-like translates to MKGKAPECVITDGHGAMKNAIESFFPNLYHRLCAWHLLQNVTSNISNPVFTSEFKKCMLFDYEVAEFEECWNNMVSELALQDNPWVCDLYARRHMWATAHIRGNFFGGFQTTSRCEGLHSMLGKFVRSQHNLKDFVERFFRCISQMRSREAFSDLQFTVGEMVSSCTFTACSDIYSLFWSGDSTREWRISHYQNGSFFKCSCMRIETLRIPCDHIIAVFHHLDITEMPTSAVLERWSKDARSRVRAFMEKGPFYWDSMVTCRNWMLNDLCRELCVLASTRVDDFVDVTGKLRNEIFQLKSKGVSPSGEGADPLVSSTLEDCVRDPQVLRHHKRCKFGVGRQPSTKGVKRCEICRAVGHNRLSCSQRHTHRQGHAAVGSGTQRRAVYEEADYSEYQDSWEECHFWSGHDASEKHEDESCEEDRYLDAREVSVTEIMIIQNVIPTYLRHQIALEGATHGHPVEDPKIAEVSLQRYTLALSHEKKHHSSQGLK, encoded by the exons ATGAAGGGCAAGGCACCCGAATGTGTCATCACTGATGGTCATGGAGCTATGAAGAATGCAATTGAATCATTTTTTCCAAATTTGTATCATCGTCTGTGTGCATGGCATTTACTCCAAAATGTGACCTCAAACATAAGCAATCCTGTGTTCACATCTGAATTCAAGAAATGCATGTTATTTGACTATGAAGTGGCAGAGTTTGAAGAGTGCTGGAATAATATGGTTTCTGAGCTAGCCCTACAAGATAATCCCTGGGTGTGTGATCTATATGCTAGAAGACATATGTGGGCAACTGCACACATTCGTGGTAATTTCTTTGGGGGCTTCCAAACCACGTCAAGATGTGAGGGGCTTCACTCTATGCTCGGCAAGTTTGTGCGTTCCCAGCACAACTTAAAAGACTTTGTTGAGCGATTCTTTCGATGTATCAGTCAAATGAGGTCCCGTGAAGCATTCTCTGACTTACAATTCACTGTTGGGGAGATG GTAAGCTCGTGTACATTCACAGCATGTTCAGATATCTACTCCCTATTCTGGTCTGGAGATTCTACCCGAGAGTGGCGCATTTCACATTATCAAAATGGGTCATTCTTCAAGTGTTCGTGCATGAGGATAGAGACCCTTAGGATTCCTTGTGACCACATTATTGCGGTATTTCATCACCTTGATATCACTGAAATGCCTACGAGTGCAGTATTGGAGAGGTGGTCAAAAGATGCCCGTTCGAGGGTGAGGGCTTTCATGGAAAAGGGACCGTTTTACTGGGATTCGATGGTTACCTGCCGCAATTGGATGTTGAATGACCTATGCAGGGAGTTGTGTGTGCTAGCTTCTACACGAGTGGATGATTTTGTGGACGTCACTGGCAAATTGAGAAATGAAATTTTTCAGTTGAAAAGCAAGGGAGTTTCTCCAAGTGGGGAAGGAGCTGATCCTCTGGTGTCATCTACTCTTGAGGATTGCGTAAGGGATCCACAGGTTCTACGTCACCACAAGCGCTGTAAATTTGGTGTTGGTAGGCAGCCATCTACCAAGGGTGTAAAGAGATGTGAAATTTGCCGCGCAGTTGGCCATAACCGATTATCTTGTTCACAAAGGCATACACACAGGCAAGGACACGCTGCTGTTGGTAGTGGTACCCAACGGAGGGCTGTTTACGAAGAGGCTGATTATAGTGAGTATCAAGATTCATGGGAAGAG TGCCACTTTTGGAGTGGTCACGATGCTAGTGAGAAACATGAAGACGAATCCTGCGAGGAAGACCGTTACTTGGAT GCCAGGGAGGTTTCAGTAACAGAAATAATGATCATACAAAATGTTATACCAACATACCTGAGGCATCAGATTGCGTTGGAAGGTGCCACCCATGGCCATCCAGTTGAGGACCCAAAAATAGCCGAGGTCTCACTGCAGCGATATACACTGGCATTAAGTCATGAAAAAAAGCACCACAGTTCTCAAGGGTTAAAGTAA